In one window of Paenarthrobacter nicotinovorans DNA:
- a CDS encoding hotdog fold thioesterase: MMDNFTPNSFVDQLNEAGVPEEFHDWLSAHGVGTLVVKMGIRFTEMSAERMVATMPVEGNTQVAGILHGGAHVVLAETLGSFAASLHAGRGRHAVGIEVGATHHRSVATGTVTGTCTAIHLGGTLATHEIVITDEKGRRLSTARITNMIRDNRH, encoded by the coding sequence ATGATGGACAATTTCACGCCGAACAGCTTTGTCGACCAACTCAATGAGGCCGGGGTGCCCGAAGAATTCCACGATTGGCTTTCCGCGCACGGCGTGGGAACCCTGGTGGTGAAAATGGGTATCCGTTTCACGGAGATGAGTGCGGAACGGATGGTGGCCACCATGCCTGTGGAGGGAAACACCCAGGTAGCAGGCATTCTCCATGGTGGAGCCCACGTTGTGCTGGCGGAGACCCTTGGCTCCTTTGCGGCATCGTTGCACGCCGGAAGGGGACGCCACGCCGTCGGCATTGAAGTGGGCGCAACCCATCACCGTTCAGTGGCAACGGGTACCGTCACCGGCACGTGCACCGCGATCCACCTCGGCGGCACTTTGGCCACGCATGAAATCGTCATCACTGACGAGAAAGGCCGGAGGCTCTCAACAGCCCGCATCACCAACATGATCCGGGACAACCGCCACTGA